The following is a genomic window from Episyrphus balteatus chromosome 1, idEpiBalt1.1, whole genome shotgun sequence.
tgggttaaagtaacataaattaattatttatatacttcttgtcaattacctaattatttgacgttttcgtaaattttttgtttcacctaagaatgtctcactgatcgcaccccttgcaaacagtgagacgttttgactttttctacatttaagTCCAATGTGATgttctcattcattctttaactacaagttttttttgcaacattaagataaaatgtgTCTTAAACTGTCCTCAAAGTTTTGTTaagctatcttgaaaacattctaagatataccaaattaaaaaaagggggtctcactgtccgcacctctccCCTATTATGCTtagtgtttaattaatttattttgaagaaaaaaaaaaaacaattatcaaCAAAGCGGAATTTATTAGATTGCCAGAAAACCCATATATTTTATGATACTTGGGAAAAACTGCGCCAggcaaaatctttaaaaaaaagtgttttttacttTAGCCTCGAAAGGATGAAGTATTTGTTTTTGGTATTTAAGATAATGTTTATTTATCCATAGACGTCGGTttcgataaaaataattattacagAAATTGTAAATGTTCAATTCCTATCCCAATCCAATTGAACAGATGAGAGCTGGTTTTGAGTTGCAGAAGCTTGCTTAAAGCCCTTGACCAATAATTGTATCATCAGAACGAAAAAGGACGTTTTATGTATGcataataaaatgttaaaattgtttgtaacaattactaaaaaattgtatgtattttgtaCACTCGGGTGTATACgcactatttttttaataaaatgaaaatgtaagctataattatttaaattgctgctaatttttactataaaaattaattttgccatAAGTAGgatttaaaatatattcatttaattttgatcattcctttttgaaaataaaatttttccattGAAATACCTAGTAGGTAACCTAGTACATaccttttttcaaatattttctccATTCCTTTCCCGCTTTCATTTTGATTTCCTTTTGATAAACATGAAACAAAtccattttaaatttgaatgtaTACGAGTATATTCTTCCattaataaactaatttttaataactACACTTaagttataatttatttatgatatACAACAATATAATGTACGTCATCATACACAAACACTTAaaacattcattttttatttcatatttatacCGTAAAAATAAGCTATATTAATGTacaaatcaaatacaaaaatatcaccagcatgaaacattttttttttttttgaaaaaattccttcaatacaaaatataccaaaagttcTATTGAAACAATTAATGAACTTTTGCTCctcttaatttattcaaaacacacaaattcaaatacaaaaacataaagCCAACTTATGTCACTGTACAGGAATGACGTTTGAATGAGAACTTGTTGGAAACCGATTTGTTGGTGTGGGAAGAATATGATGGCAAGGATTGACGCCTTCTTCGTACGGCCGGGCTCAAATTGTATCGGATGTTGGCTTGTACCAAAAGTTCTTTGAAAACTTCAACAATGCCTGTGTTATCTTTTGCAGAACACTCAATATACCCGGACTTCCAGTCTTCTCTAACAATGGCCGCAATAGTTTCGCTTTGAAGTTTTCTTTCGCTATCTTCAATGTCTGTTTTGTTGCCAACAACGACAATAGGAACTTTATAACCTCTTGCTTCAattatctgaaaataaaaaaaaatatacatacatttagTTATTGAAAAGCTAATAGCAATAGGAATTTATTTTATGGCTAATTTATTACACTCTGactcggatcaaagtctcgaaacaagttttgatttaaagatatgagttcatagtaaACAGTCCTATGAATTACGgtgcaaaaattacaaatctatattttatggattttcgaaaaaaaaacagggtaacccttgccgaaaaaaattaatttttaacaatttcctccaaattcatcgagtgagacatcaaaagaaaggtcttttggAGCTCTATTAGTGACTTTATCCCAAAATTTTCATTAAGGtctgtttttcgaaaaaaaatcctaggttaacccttgtcgaaaaaatgcatttttttaaaatttcatccaaatctatGGAGTGATACTTCAATTGAAAGGTCTTTTGGAGCTCTATTAATGACATTATCCGAAAATTTTCTTTAAGgtctgattttcgaaaaaaatcctaggttagccccttgccgaaaaaaatgaattttaaaaaaatttctccaaatccatcgagtgagacatcaaaagaaaggtctcttaaaaCTCTCTTTATGCTCGAATCCCAATATTTTCTTTAAGgtctgattttcgaaaaaaaaaatcctaggttaaccccttgccgaaaaaaattaatttttaaaaatttcctccaaattcatcgagtgagacatcaaaagagagGTCTTTTGGAGCTCAATTAATGACCTTATTCAACTTTTTTCTATGAGttctgattttcgaaaaaaatccaaggttaaccccttgccgaaaaaaaataaatttttaaaaatgtcttcttaattaatcgagtgagacatcaaaagaaagctcTTTTGGAGCCTTATTAATGACCCTATCCCAATTTTTCTTTGAGGcctgattttcgaaaaatatcctagggccccttgccgaaaaaaattaatttttaaaaatttcctccaaatccatcgagtgagacatcaaaagaaaggtcttttggAGTTCAATTAATGACCTTATCCAACTTTTTTCTATGATttctgattttcgaaaaaaatcctaggttaaccccttgccgaaaaaaattaatttttaaaaatgtcttctAAATtaatcgagtgagacatcaaaagaaagctcTTTTGGAGCTCTATTAATGACATTAtcccaaaattttctttaaggactgattttcaaaaaaaatcctagattaaccccttgccgaaaaaaatgaatttttaaaaatttcctccaaatcaatcgagtgagacatcaaaagaaagctcTTTTGGAGCCTTATTAATGACCTTTTCCCAATTTTTCTTTGAGGcctgattttcgaaaaaaatcctaggttaaccccttgccaaaaaaaaaataatttttaaaaatgtcttcttaattaatcgagtgagacatcaaaagaaaggtcttttggAGCTCAATTAATGACCTTATCCAACTTTTTTCTATGAGgtctgattttcgaaaaaaaatccaaggttaacaccttgccaaaaaaaaaaattttaaaaatgtcttcTAAATtaatcgagtgagacatcaaaagaaagctcTTTTGGAGCCTTATTAATGACCTTATCCCAATTTTTCTTTGAGGcctgattttcgaaaaaaatcctaggttaaccccttgccaaaaaaaaaaataatttttaaaaatgtcttcttaattaatcgagtgagacatcaaaagaaagctcTTTTGGAGCTCTATTAATGACACTAtcccaaaattttctttaaggtctgattttcgaaaaaaatcctaggttaaccccttgccaaaaaaaaattaattttaaaaatatcttcttaattaatcgagtgagacatcaaaagaaagctcTTTTGGAGCTCTATTAATGACACTAtcccaaaattttctttaaggtctgattttcgaaaaaaatcctacgttaaccccttgccgaaaaaaattaatttttaaaaatttcctccaaattcatcgagtgagacatcaaaagaaggGTCTGTTATAAACGACCTTAtcccaaaattttctttaaggtatgattttcgaaaaaaatcctaggttaaccccttgccgaaaaaaaattaatttttaaaaatttcctccaaatccatcgagtgagacatcaaagtaaaggtctctttaagcccTAGTCATTAATGAAGTCCAAAAGTTTCTTTATGAGGTCTCGTTACTGCTCattcatcatttttttaaaatattgtttgtgaCCAAAACAACACCACGTGTAGTAAGATTGACAGTTCCAATGCCAAAActggtattttaaaaattgagggACTATGTGTATTTTATTAAACGCTTATGGGTTATGagattaatattaaatttcctattttcaaaacaattaattGAGGTCTACTAGATCGTTGTCCcaaaatgtatccttttttcgCCTAAAGAGtaattgctttgaaaaaaaaaaccaccatcatttatttaactcaatttaataacaaaatttaataaatcaaactcatatcaaaacttttttttctttacctcTTTCCTAAGTCGTTCCACTTCATCCCATGACAAAAGATCATCAACCGCAAAAACCAATATAAAAGCGCCAGCGGTTGAGATTGAAAGTGTCCTCATTGCAGGAAACTCAAATGCCCCCGATGTATCGAGGATATCCAATGTTAGAGATGAACCATCCGGCAGATTATAATCACCACGATGTAGTTCCTCGACGGTCTGTCGGTAGCGTATAATATATTTATCATAAAGGAATTGCGATATGATACAGGTCTTTCCGACCCTTGCTGATCCCATTACAACGACACGCCTATGTTCTTTGCGTATTAGATTACTTGTGGTATAATCAACTCGAGATGTTCTTATGACGGTTGCCAAAGAAGGTAACCTCAATCGTTGACAAGGTCCTggcatttttctttttcttctttcaatatAAGCTCTTATTTGTATGTGTTTGTCTTGTGTAGATTATTCTACTTTAGGATTATTCTTAGAAAATTCTCTTCCGTTCTTTATACCACTTCAAATGGCTCTTCGTTTTGTTTGAACAATAAATTCTTCAACGTCTTGAGATGTAATCTCTTTGGTTTCTGAAAAGACAAATAAAAGTTGTTAATCAAACAGATTAGCAGTgtggttttaacatttttttttttattttttttatgaatttaaattttttagattatttGGCAAAAATTTAAGCGAAGCTCTGTCATCTAAAATTTGAAACTTTATCTATTCTACAGCTTCTTTAggagaaaggaaaaaaaacacacaccaaTAACGTATTCATCATCCAAAGGACACACAATTCTTTGATACTCATATTCAgtccctttttttttcaaattaaaacattCAAGGACATTGGTATATGAAAGAAATACAAACGAAGACGAGGACAATTTATTCAGAATTGTTGTTAGATAATTGAATCCGACGTTTCCATGGACGACCGCAAACATTTTTTATGGGAAGGGGGTCCGAATATAGAAAACATTTTGATTCATGTTCTTCGGTTTGTGTATCGAAAAGTTTTTGCATCaaataccaaaataaaaataagaatcgaTTGACATATGAAGCAAAAAGGGCTGAACAGAATTTgatgaaattaaatattttagtgaaaacaattTACTTTAAAGGTACTTTAAAGTGGGTAATGCAAATGGTGTAGAAATTATGAGCTTTTAAGAAATGTATATCGGGAATTTTCTAGTGTCTCCTGgcaaactttaaatttgttataaattttatttaacattgcAAACTTCTAAAAAAGTCTCTTAAATTTAATTgttaatgttttaaattttatctcaTAAAAAGACCTTGAATTTTATCCCATCAATGCTTTAACAAAACATACCAGAatgcatgacccccccccccccccccacctCCCTCTGCATCTTTTTTGGGAACGACTATGAATTTATGGAAAAACCCTTCATCATTACAAAtaaggagaagaagaagaatttaatttatgatgttttactccttttttttgCTTGCGTGCTTGTTTCACCCTATACCAGACCATAGAGGATACAAAAAATTAGATGAACTTCAAAGAAAACTTTGGGAAGCAAAAaggcaaataaatttttaaggtTCAAGAGAGTGAAAATGTTTTAAGTTTGCCTTTGGGTAGGAACCAGAAAATTAAAAGCTACGTTATTttacatgtgtttttttttttagtttgttaatACACTTAGGTTAGAATATGCATTTCTAATTGAACAATATTTCGGTTAGTTATGCAAATAGGAGTagattataaatatttatactttttttttaattttcgtctCAGTGggtttgataagaaatcaaataTGTTTGCATGTACAATGTGCATAGTCTTactcaaaaattaaatcttacaaaaaagcttgaatttttaaaattaaattaaaacaaaaacttagtACGTATGTAATGTATGTAACCGTATCAAAATATACAgattctcctatgttgaaactAAATTATGACgcaaaaaacaccaaattcTAAGATTTGGTTCTaaatatttatcaattttttatttaccacttttttaaagttttttttgcaaaattgccaagtaaacaagcaaaatttaaatgataaaaCTTACATTTATTGGTTAGTACCTTggtactttttaaatttaaatactttttgcaTCGAAACTTGACTTCTGTTTTTACAGCTATcctataggggaagtgggggcaagatcgtttttgtactatgttgcataaaaaatattaaattggcaggacttttaatataaaataaatggcttCTGGTAAGATCGATTATGTCTTTAAGTATGAgcaagtttggttgaaatcccgaaaagttatagtaaattttgtgatttttcattaaaaattgtgatattttgtgtgaaaagaaatttgtacttttttaaatgaaatatttaaaagtcttaacttttccttttttttgtaataaaagttgggaaccgatgaaaatatagcatacgTTAGTGATTATTGCAAAAAGATTCCAAATTTTAAGATAGAAACGGTTTTATTATCAACATGGGGGCGAGACCGTTTTTTaatagatgtttttttcaaaatgtattatcttttgttcagtatttttaaattttttttaatgatgagatttcctacaaaaaacattaaaattaacgAATAAACACTTTATTACATATGTGAAAGTTGGAGGTACCATTCGTCACATCTTTTATTTGGCTCAATTTTTACATACATTgagaaaaattccattaaatattttatttgtttttttttttttaacaaaatagtttgattttgaattttgatacaTCTTTCTAAAATTGCAcgaaaaaaaatgacataatCCAAAAAGTTAGTGAACAAAGATCAGAAATTCACAAGTCAGTTTTCAGACGTATAAATGAAAAAGCGTTAATCCAATATTGTGTCACTTTCTCATACAActctgaatattttaaaaataatagaagaaaggttaatgtttcattaattaattaaccaacttaattaattaattaaccaAACGAATTTTCTTAGAGAAAACtacttgtgtgtttttttttttaattcctcgAAAACTACAAGACATTTTGCATCCAGTACCCCTCCTATTTTACCCTTTCCAGCTTTTAGGCATATTCTTCCTCAATAAACCCTTccgtatacaattttttgggaAATGCGACAGGGTTTCCagtaattttttaacaagattGTTCGCTTAACGCGACCGAGTTTACAATCTTAGAAAAATACACCGCTTTGCTGCAATTACAGAAATTCCTGCACAGCTAAAGGATATCctgcaaaatttgtttgaagAAGTGGTAACGCTGCACagtgcacataggggtatttagtcaatttaggcggacaaaacacgaaattttaaactgaatcaaacgtaaaaaatcaacattCTACCAAAAGTAGATTACTtgcttagttttaaaattgactatCACTCCAGGTGATTAGTAGCAGCGGTCTAGAGTTCAaagttttcagcccaaagataaaatcatttttaagtattttttttagtggcTATAGAAAAACGTTATTATGGAATATTGATAAAGAGATATGAAACTGTCTACTAGATGCTGTATCTAAATGTAAGGAGATAAGTTATActatttcacattattgtgtgataaaatttaatgttttataaagtttaaacgtttatctaattgaatctgtaaaaaaaattgcaactatgtgcaacttcgacacatttgccCCTCTTAAAcgttttaggttttgaaaaatgcttACCTTGTTTTCATgcatccatattttaagttttcttagacccgtttgctgaatcgaaacttaacaTTTAAtttctacataaatccttatgtgacagtttacgcagacgAAAAAGTAGAatggaataagagtttatgttcaacataaattactTAAGTTTCAATTCAGAAAATAGCCCTTAAAGATTTAACTTCTTGAATTATAGAACCTGATTCCTTataatttttccttaattttaagacctttatcttggtgatttgacacttttttgtttgatcaaagaagaaatatgttttcattgaaatcaacagttaaaaaacttatttcaaatACTAAATACCTTGTCGATGAAGATaaacccgaaaaaaaaattgtgtccgCGTAAAACTGGCAAATACCTTTATGTGCGCTGTTGAAAAACTCTGCATTTGCAAGGTTTCTGGATTTCAGCAATAACTTAAGTTCAATACTGCATTTCAAATATTTCCAAACctgtaaatgaaacattttgttaaaattgttcTAAAGCGTCTCGATTCCTTTGACAAACTTCACAATTTATCCCACAATCACTCAATATATTAAAATAGATTTCCAGAGTTGTAGGTAGTAGCTAGTATTTGCTTCACTTTTAATTCCCTCAAGAACATAATGTCACAATCCGTTCACCATTATAGTTCAAAGTAAGATTTTCCAATTGATATGACACAATATAATTGAATTtcctttcaacaaaaaactttcaCCCACAAAGTTGTTATATAAcctttttaaacttgttttctCCTTGGGCGCCCGTACGGAATTTATTGAAAGAAATGTTTCGATACATTATCGTGtggttttcttcattttatatAGCCGCATTCAAGATTCAATCTGTTGAGTAAACTATTTTGTCTACTTCCAAGAAttctatatttattattttgctaCTACTATAGCTTAAAATGGAGATAGGTATATATTTCTTTCTGAGAAATCCTTAGAGACATTTGACTCAATAAAGTATTTCCTTTgtgcttaaaaataaatcttactCCAGCTTGGAAACTGAAAGGAAGagatgatattttatttaaacccTATTTGTCCTGTAAACATCACGTCTACAATATTATTGtgtaaatatcatttttttgaaagatatcATTTCTTGTCCTAAGAGACTTAGTAAgggtttttgtgatttttctacaaaaatgtatacaaatgtCAAGAGCACAAACCAACCTTGAAATTAAGGTGTTTAAGTCAaacaaacccaaaaaaaaattgctatagTCAACGAATATTTAACAATCACAATCCCTTTCGtgctgacatttttttaagagcaTGCCTGTCGTCCTTTTAATGTGATTAATGTCTGCTATCTGACAATTAATGACCAAGGACATGTACATCCGTACATGGTACATTCTGTGTTGCTGACTGACCATCATCAACGTGACATTTCGCGCTTTTATGTTACGGTTGTTTAATGATATTATGCGTAACATAGTTTCAGCCTCAACACACACCTTtactataaaaaaacaaacattatttTGATGTCCTTGTTAAAAAGAGGCTCGGCTAAACTTTTAACTGGGGGGAGAGAAAACTTCGTGCTTTTGATGAAGGTTAATTTCGTgttcaaaaaacataaaacccgCAACACTTCCCATTCCATACACTCAACACCCATTTAACAGGAGTCCCACACAAATCATCAACCATTTGCCGCATCCTCAATCGAGTTATTGAATCGTGGAATAGTATCGACAGCGGGCGGCATCGTGTCCCAAAACGTGACAGGGTTTATCGTTTTTCCGCCAAACACGTATCTGATTGCGAAATCATTCCATAAATACATCGACAACAGGcaggaacttaaaaaaaaataaagagtaataaaaataatgagGCTCTTTTgtcaatttaattgaaaaaaaaaactccaaccTACTGCATTTCTTTGGGGATCCTTTAGGCATTCTGTACCACAATATCCGCCTTCATTTATAAGAATGAGAtattaatcattggattttcaTTTGAATGGAATTCTTATCGATTTGATTGTGTCAAGTGGGATCAACAATTGCAACATCATCACCCAGAGatgaataattcaaataaaagaaagagATATGAGGGAGATAGATATATGTAATCACAAAATCTATAATGCCGATTGTTCTGCAAAATATATTCACCAAGCATTGATAACTCAGTGATTGGATTATATTTTCTAATTAAgagagaccttttttgtggttAAAAATAAGCATCCCGGGACTacgtggcgtatacgtaacataaAATGATGACAACAAACAGAACACACAACATGTGTGTGGTGTCATCGTGATGGGAAAGGATTGGATATACAGATACACCAGTGTCATTTTAAATGGGTACACGTGTTAGGAGAGATATATTGCATTATTTCCGTTCACTGCATCCGAATTGGAAACATGTGAAAGGATTTTCGAAAACTTTCATAATTGGGTATGGGTAATTtgttaataaatcatttttgaagCCATCATAATCACATCATCAATCTTATATACTCTACACTTGTTTGAATACGGTGTTTATGTAGGGATAtgtttacataaatttttagttaaaaggttattgaggtttgataatattttgataTTAGGTTGAAATGATCTAACCAAATATGTTACCACATTGAAGAGGGAAACTAGAGTgcaaaattttgtaacaaaaagaaGAGTGTGTCATGAAAACGCATGTGACTGAGAATATCAATATTACCatgttttgtatataaaataaaaatttgtacatatataaattaaaaattagaaaaaaaaaacttggtggTGTTCTGCACCAACCTTGAGAGATTGTTCTGAACTGctggaaaaaaacttttggtttggcATTGGCTATCGTTCTGACAAGAAAAAGCGACAGAACCAGGGTTCTCAAGGAGTTTATCGGGTATAAAAGCAGTTGAAGTTGAAAAATgatcttttataataaaatttaatgccTAAGAAGCTAGCTAGATAGACCTACACCTAAGACTGGAAATCTCCAGTGCCAGTTCAGATTACCACGAAAAAGATCAGTACGTCAACATTTTTGAGACCAGGAAGGTTTCCCAAGTAAAATAACGGCAACTTTACTTTTGACCTGTTTGTCATTTGGAAAACTAGTGAGAGTCAAcagggaacgggtcgttattctgaattccaaaattctctatgaccaaaattctgtatttaaataaaaaattctgtatgaacataattctgtattccgttattctgcttttctattattctgtatttcaaaattctgtaaatccaaaattctgttttcaaaactctgcaaatccattattctgctttttggaattctgtatttcaaacttatacatttttaactTGCTTGTTGACCAATTTAGattcaattaacaaattaagtttatataacagtgtataagagccgtttgctaaaacgaaacttaagaatttatgttctacataaaatCTTATGCGACAGTCTACCGAGAGGAGAAATTAAGGAATATGAGtttatgttctacttaaatatttaagttttgtttcagcAAATGGCAATAAgagaccttacaaaaaaaagataaataaaccCTTACCttgcacaaaaaaataaacaaatacaaaaaaacaaaaaacaatttgatgaaatatgtacataatgaAGATTTTTGGCTAAATATTACTCGTATTTTGGAATTCAAGGTATGTCATTGCTATATCCAAATTAATTGGGGAGATACTTTACTTCAAGGCATTTTCTGCAAACAAAATACCAAAgatctgtattccaaaattctgtaaatgatataaaagaaaaattgttttgataatgaaaaaaagtgcggACTTTTTTccttatcaaaacaatttttcttttatcatttacagaatttcggaatacagaattttgaaatccagcattttgtgtttacagaatttaagaatacagaattttgaattacaagaattttaaaatacagaattttgaaatacagaatttcggaatacagaattttgaaatccgaattttggcccatacagaatttcgaccccaacccgagTCAACATTGAATGACAATGACAATGACAACAAAAGTTCGCCAATAATGACAACTATAGACGACAACAAACATTAAACTATAATCGACACCGCTGCCACAGGCTCCATTGTGCGTAGAAATCTGGTCAAAATGGCAATCAGTTGATACTACACCTTTTTCCATATTTTCTATAAAAGTATATTTCTggatatttttcatatttttcggtatgaattccaaaaaaaattagacaatatctaataatttttatcaaaaaaacaaaacctactGGCATCgaagtttttctaatagtttctatggccagaactgaacgaaattgaaatggaacaAACACATTGCAGGCACCagctacaaaaataaattatcaaaattggttcacttagtccaaagttatgaggtaacaaacaaaaaaaaaaaaaaaatacagacgaattgaatacctcctcctttttggaagtcggtaaaaaaggtaaaattgcACGCTTCAACTTTATTATCAACATTCAATTAGGAAAACATCAAAAAGGCTTACTAATACTTTCTCGAAgggacaaaacaaaaataaataaaacgatttttatcTTGAAAGAAAATTTCCTGCAATTCAAATAGAACATACAAatgtgtttgatttttttaagggccaatttttcaatagtcagataaacctcagatatagagcttattcctaggaataaaagtttttttatattgacatttattcttctgatagtctaactgacgattgaaaaatcagggcttaatcaaatattaatttaaaggcACTTTCTATTACCGAATTGTTATACCTACTTATGAAGTTGGAGATATGCATCactcaattttcttttcaaaatatgGTTGAATTTGAGTTTCGTCTAAATTTAACTATGATTTCTCCGTTCACGAACCATATGAACgaaaaagtgtttcaaaaatgtgttttttctaGATTTCCTGGTACCATTTTCGACTAAAAAAATCAGGACTTCTGTCTCAGTAGGGTGGGGCATAATTCCCGAATTGGATTCGGGACTTATGAcccagtaaagtgggacattagtctcgaaaaaaaaattcgggacttgtgtcccggggacttatgtcccggggacttatgtccctgcgccggaaatttttcatacaaataaggCTTTGTGAAATTCATTTTATTCACaatcattttcgaaaattttgcttattttgtattttttttgtatttacaaatttaaaaagtttgtataatcaatataaaaatcatgtttaaaaactttaaactgcATTCTTGTAATTCTTGCATGAGTAA
Proteins encoded in this region:
- the LOC129905850 gene encoding ras-related protein Rap-2a-like; translated protein: MPGPCQRLRLPSLATVIRTSRVDYTTSNLIRKEHRRVVVMGSARVGKTCIISQFLYDKYIIRYRQTVEELHRGDYNLPDGSSLTLDILDTSGAFEFPAMRTLSISTAGAFILVFAVDDLLSWDEVERLRKEIIEARGYKVPIVVVGNKTDIEDSERKLQSETIAAIVREDWKSGYIECSAKDNTGIVEVFKELLVQANIRYNLSPAVRRRRQSLPSYSSHTNKSVSNKFSFKRHSCTVT